The Labeo rohita strain BAU-BD-2019 chromosome 22, IGBB_LRoh.1.0, whole genome shotgun sequence genomic sequence GGACGAACAATTCAATAATTAATTCCCTCAGGTTACTATATCTTGCAATCACTAATTCTTTCCATTGGTTTACTAACTCATGTGCATGACTCACTAATTCCATCCTTTGGTTTACTAAATTGTGTACACAACTTAATAATTCTTTCCCTCAATTTACTAAATCATGCACTTGATTTACTCATTGTAAGTAAACCGTGCACACAGAATAATAATTCATTCTACTTCCTATTCTCATAAACAAATGTAGATGCCTCTCATATAAAATGATTCCATGCAATGCTTTTGAGAATGTCTCTGTAACTCATTCCCAACTCAAGATAACACCCTGTCCATAACATAACAGCCGCAAAACGTTTATGAGAATGCAGACAGGCAGTTGAGcgaattattattttgtgtgcataatttacttaaaatgaatgCACAAATTATTACATTCAGCGCACGATTTACTTAAAACAAGGGAACAAATTACTAAATTGTGCACACAATTTACTTTTCTTCCCCACTGCATGTCATGTGCGGGGCTCTGTAGTAATACCTTTCTatagttttacattttcatttcagttttaagttattttaggacattgttaaactaaataaaaatgagatgttttctttggaaactagctgaaataaaataagtttaacattttaaaaaatattttattttatcatttattttatcaaaataacaaaaaataaaataagcatataaaatagcaaaaaatgaTGAGATTATAGCTAAATATTATCTAGAAGTGATAAAGCTAATTTGTCCAGAGGTGAACGTGGGATTATGGGATTTCTAGATTTATTATGGGACACTCAGACATACCTGTTTATACTCTGCTATGATGGCTGTGGTCTTCTTGATCTCTAACTCGGCTTTCTCCAGCTCTCTTCTGAACACTTCCTTCAGCTGAAAAGCAACAATGATATTGTTCATGTTCAGAGCAGTGAAGTTCATTCGAGCGTCAgagacattttcattttgagtcCTCAGTCCTCGTACCTGTGCCGTCTCCTCCTCTTGTCTTCTCTTTTCCTCCTCTGTCTCCACCAGCCGTTGTTTAGTGTTGAGCAGTTCTTTGTTTAAAACATCAGCTTTGTCCTCGGCCTGAAAACGCAACACTTATTAACACACAAGGTGAAAACAAAAGCTGAAAGTGTCAAATAGTGTAGAAATACCTGGTCCAGGTCGTTCCTCAGCGCTATCTTGCTGGTCACCAGTTCATGGGCAAGATCATCGTTCTCCTGCTCTAGACGCATGCTGGCCTCCTGCAACCGCCGGTTTTCTCTCTGCAGGAAAACATAAACAGTTCATTTACGACCTTATGGTAGGGAACTCGTGCAGATTTACAGACGGAGACTGAAAGACTGCAAGGCCAGCTTTGCACAAGCTACAGACTCAAATTTCCTAAGCACTTACATGTAAGCATAACAAATGTCTAGGCAAGTGCAAGATTGTGTAAACGGCACCGTTTCGCAATACATAAATGCAACAActcaaaatgttacaaaattctttcattacgttttaatatttttgacagTTTACATGTTCTGTCACTTACACTATGTCCTAACTATTTTTTGTTAGCActgaaagcattaaaaaaaaaaaatgtacaaagaaattataaaaacaagttcataaaaaagttaaagttaataaataagGGAAAAAAGTATAGATAAGTAATAAATTAAGATAATaatggaaaaattaaaatagtcaaaaaatacaatagtaaaaatataaataacacattaatataataataggaAATAGAAAAAGGCAGAAATAGTAAATGAAAATCGTTAAATACTTTCTTATTATTGATAgataatacaaattaagataataatagaaaataaagctcataatacaagaaaaaagctacttccaaaataataaaagattgtAATTATAGTACCAAAAAATGAATAGGTAAATAATTATGGTAACagcaaataaagtaaaaatacataaataaacctgacaatagtataaataaataaacaataataaaagattattataaaaataaaaactacagataggtaaataaacaaaatagcaGGTAgtaatagaaaattaaaaaataagtgttaTAATTATGATAGTAAacgtataaataaataataaaaaaaacaaaaacaaataatacattcaTATTATAATATGAAATAGAGAAAGGTAATAATagtaaatgaaaatagaaaattttCTTATTATTGATAGATAATAATcgataataatagaaaataaagtaagctaataatacaaaaaaactacttccaaaacaataaaagactgtaataaaaaaggtaataaatcatgataacagcaaaaaacaaaattaaaacaataataataaaaaattaaataaataatcaaataagcaaacaaacaaacctaacaacagtataaaataaacaaaataataaaagattgttataataataaaaactacagataggttaaaaaaataaaatagtcaaaGATTATAATAGTAAAAgtacaaagaaagaaattatgaaaacaaaaaattgtaaaagaaaataacaaatcgtaaaatattttcttgtatatatttttatatgcatcattgatagattaaaaaaaaaaataaagatgataatagaaaataaagaaaataaataatacaaaaaaacctcctttcaaagtaaaataaaaaaataaatagtaaaatgaaataaataaagctatcaagtataaacaaaattataaaagattgttatactaataaaaacaacagtaaaacttgctacattaatatttcaataaataaagataatcgtaaaaatgtatacaacaaaatattataataataatacaaagaaaattatagaaaaaaacaacaatagtcACAAAATTTCATAAAATGGTAAATAGGCCTGCAGAATTTGGCAGAAATGGGATGAAATCATGTATGTTcgtatattaaatattcaagaaaataatttaatttaaattacataataaaatatgttcccCACGCTTCATTATTTGTCAGACACCCCCCTTCACCCTCAAATAAAAGCAGGAAACACCAAAAAAAGCTGCACACTGACACTAGGAGCTGTACGTAAAGACACTTAGAGATCACATGACGAGTACTTCACATCCACTCTTGAGAAATAACTCTAAACAAGTGCAGTGTGACTCTGCGTTGTCTGATTAGAAAGTAGCCGTTGTCACAGGGAGTCTCCCACCGCCTCACATGACATGCATTTCCTTATCGGGAAGAGGAAAGCTGTCATCTGACTTccatttacaaacacacacatcgcTGGTTAGATCGTGCACAGCAGTTGATGTAAGACAGAAAGGCTGGAGGCGATCATTTCAAATGGATCAGAGAGTCGAACACACATGCAGGCAGAGGTTAGTAGCCGACGAGCGCTGGTGGGCTGAAGGCTTACCTGCACCGTAGACCCAACCACAGTCAACACAACACCCACAAAAGAACCGCAGAGGCCTTTCCCATCCAAACCATGCTCCACCCCCCGCCACAGCTCATTGGTTAAATGGGTGAGTGAGGGAATCTCATTGGTTAGTCGGATTGAGTGAGGGAGAGggtaaacaggaagtgacagcaAGGAAACCACTGAGGAATGGAGCTTCCTTTAATAGTTTGGTTACAAAACATTGCACCATGCTTTGCAACTTCAGACATTCAAATGTCAAAAAAGATTGTTTAGAAtgacacattttattatgtaaacaacataaacctaaaaatagtatataaaaaactataatacattCAATAAATGcgatgcatttaaataaaatacatttccgTTAATGTAAACATGAGACtcaaatatgcttaaaaacacaaaagttgCCTGTCATCGgcgtttttaacataaaaataaacaaggcacttaaattagaattttagaaattaaaaatatcactTCTTCCTCAAGCtcaaacaataaattatttgtatcaAAAAGCAGGTGTACAAAATAAGCGTTTTGTTCTTTGCCTGTGGTGTATAGAGTCTGTGGTTTCCAGTGCGGCCCGTTACACAGTCCTGAACTGAGACAGAGCGAGATGAAGATGAGGATGAGGACTGGAGGAGGTGGGGCTAAATCAGGTTCTTGCTTACCTGATATCGGTCTATGGGGTCTTCCTGCTGGAGCTGGCTCTCTCGCAGAGACTGATACTCCTTCTCGAACTTCTTAAGCTTCTTTGTCGGCACCTGAGGAAGACGGGACATCGCAGAGATGAGGTTTTAAATGTCCACCAGCAGATACAGCAAGAATGCAAAGTCATTATGCTCAtgctttataaaaataaataaataaataaaaaaaataaaagtcagaagCACCCCCCTTCCTTAAAACACCAatggcaaatatttatttatttattatttaaaaaatacataaaaaataaacaaacattttattcacacaaaattaaccattacatatattatacattttacaaatgattAGGACATTACTCGACAAAAACGTATAAGCAAATTatgttaaatgcattaaaatgtatatttaatgaacaatacaacctattacaattataattgtaattttcaAAGTATGTaaaacgaaaaacaaaatgctttatattgatatacaaaataaataattattttacaatattagttacaaatataattttttgaatataaaattctataaaaaatataatattatatagtataGATATGTTACATGTATtcaaatttaatacatttaacatttacagtgttagttcaacattttacaatgttagtcacaaatacacatttttgaattaaaatttataaaaatataatattattatatagcataaatgttaaatgtattcaaatttaTATTTACTGAA encodes the following:
- the rabgap1l gene encoding uncharacterized protein rabgap1l isoform X5, translated to MMQEVSITVAYDAHVINQINEEDFFANLVADSKPKPVVPTKKLKKFEKEYQSLRESQLQQEDPIDRYQFRTV